GAGTCATTAAAGGTCTGTTATTTGCGGTTAGCTCCCACCAGCAGCAGTCTAACCTGGAACAGCTCCAGGATCATCATTGTGGACAGCCGCTGTGACAACCACTAGGGATGATCAATAAGAAACTAgcaaaaataaacttgaattAAAATAGTATATCATCTCTGACAACATATTCTAATCTTCAAATTAATGTAAGTGTGTATCTCCTacagatgctccaaagcttccctccGTGTCAGTGAGTCCttctggtgagatagtggagggcagttcagtgactctgacttgtagcagtgatgctaacccagcagctaattacacctggtacaagaagaatgtaaatccagaccttcaacctctcagtaaagaaccacagcttgtcttcagctccatccagtcctctgactctggagagtattactgtacagctgagaaccagctggggaagaggacatctgaatacatctttattgatgtgaaatgtgagtgaaacagcttaaatggaaaataaaaaacacacagactaaaTATGTCTGAAATCTTTGCAGTCTTATTAAGCAGGGTGAGATGTTACTGATCATGACTGCTTCAGCTgttcctgcttcacattcacagTCTGTAGCTGTAGTTCACTGAACAGCTCCAGTTTTGGGGTTTTGGGACCCAGATTCAAACTGTCACCACACATTTTCCAGACCTGTGTTGAAGCTACTACATACAGCTTATAATTGCTTATGATCTAAATaccatatgtacagtatgtgtcactGCAGTAATACACACTTTACCCAGAATAATCTAAAAGTTTCCCTCACTTCAGGTTCTGCATTTCTCTGTGGGTTTCACACTTGACTCAGCAGTCCTGGTCtgcacacagacagctgaaTTTTATATAAGTTGAAGTTGATCTATGTCTTTTTTTGGTGGGCCAGTAAGGAGAGCATTACAATAATCAAGCCTACTAGTTTCTCAGTATTATCATCATAATACATCAGATACACATTTCAGGCATTTGgcttttagcttttttaaaactacaacaaacaagCAGAACAAGAAGATAAAACCATATTGATGCCATGATCCAATTTGTCTTATTCACTGATTCTTAACTGTTATGAATCTGGCtgtggtttctgatgtgctATCTGTTACAGTGGTACAGGGTCAGAATGACTGGGGAGTGACTTACACTTCTACTCAGGTCTGTGCCTTAAAAGGATCAACAGTGGACATATGCTGCACCTACAGATACCCATCCAGAGTAAAGGGCACTTCTACTGTAGTTAAGGAAACATTCTGGTTTACTCAACTGAGTAATAATGAACCTGTGGATCTGAAAACAGACTCAGAGTATGCAGGTCATGTGCAgtatcactgtgataagaacaactgcactctgagaatcacagacctgagagagagcgactcagctCAATACAAGTTCAGGTTCATAACAAACCAACCAGGAGGGAGATTTACTGgttcacctggagtcactttgactgtcacaggtaacattttcattggaaGACTTAATTTAGTTTCAAATGGTTAATATCTTGAAAATATCACTGTgaaagtttgtttgtatgtatgaacaaaattacatttctgttctttttttcacatattcagCTCTCCAGGTGCAGGTGATCACAGTAACAGTCCATCAGTCTTATACCGAGGCAGAGCTGAAAtgtctcagcagctgcagtccagCAGGTGGTATTTCTTATGTCTGGTTCAAGAATGGACAGAAAGTTGTGAAGGAGGAAACTTCTCTTTATTCAGGGCAGTTTAATCCCAGTGACAACGTCTCCTGTGCTATGAAAGCACATGAGGATTACCgctctccttcagtgtgtgagtttagTTCACCGTgtcagtctgtgtctgtgttttcccccaaaataaaatatatgattcaTTTCCCAATCCAAATAATTTTTGGTTCATTATGTGGATTTAGCAGAACTATTTATTAAACATAATAAGGAAGTGATCTGCAAACTGTGCAGAGTCATTAAAGGTCTGTTATTTGCGGTTAGCTCCCACCAGCAGCAGTCTAACCTGGAACAGCTCCAGGATCATCATTGTGGACAGCCGCTGTGACAACCACTAGGGATGATCAATAAGAAACTAGCAAAACTAAACTTGAATTAAAATAGTATATCATCTCTGACAACATATTCTAATCTTCAAATTAATGTAAGTGTGTATCTCCTacagatgctccaaagcttccctccGTGTCAGTGAGTCCttctggtgagatagtggagggcagttcagtgactctgacttgtagcagtgatgctaacccagcagctaattacacctggtacaagaagaatgtaaatccagaccttcaacctctcagtaaagaaccacagctcgtcttcagctccatccagccctctgactctggagagtattactgtacagctgagaaccagctggggaagaggacatctgaatacatctttattgatgtgaaatgtgagtgaaacagcttaaatggaaaataaaaaacacacagactaaaTATGTCTGAAATCTTTGCAGTCTTATTAAGCAGGGTGAGATGTTACTGATCATGACTGCTTCAGCTgttcctgcttcacattcacagTCTGTAGCTGTAGTTCACTGAACAGCTCCAGTTTTGGGGTTTTGGGACCCAGATTCAAACTGTCACCACACATTTTCCAGACCTGTGTTGAAGCTACTACATACAGCTTATAATTGCTTATGATCTAAATaccatatgtacagtatgtgtcactGCAGTAATACACACTTTACCCAGAATAATCTAAAAGTTTCCCTCACTTCAGGTTCTGCATTTCTCTGTGGGTTTCACACTTGACTCAGCAGTCCTGGTCtgcacacagacagctgaaTTTTATATAAGTTGAAGTTGATCTATGTCTTTTTTTGGTGGGCCAGTAAGGAGAGCATTACAATAATCAAGCCTACTAGTTTCTCAGTATTATCATCATAATACATCAGATACACATTTCAGGCATTTGgcttttagcttttttaaaactacaacaaacaagCAGAACAAGAAGATAAAACCATATTGATGCCATGATCCAATTTGTCTTATTCACTGATTCTTAACTGTTATGAATCTGGCtgtggtttctgatgtgctATCTGTTACAGTGGTACAGGGTCAGAATGACTGGGGAGTGACTTACACTTCTACTCAGGTCTGTGCCTTAAAAGGATCAACAGTGGACATATGCTGCACCTACAGATACCCATCCAGAGTAAAGGGCACTTCTACTGTAGTTAAGGAAACATTCTGGTTTACTCAACTGAGTAATAATGAACCTGTGGATCTGAAAACAGACTCAGAGTATGCAGGTCATGTGCAgtatcactgtgataagaacaactgcactctgagaatcacagacctgagagagagcgactcagctCAATACAAGTTCAGGTTCATAACAAACCAACCAGGAGGGAGATTTACTGgttcacctggagtcactttgactgtcacaggtaacattttcattggaaGACTTAATTTAGTTTCAAATGGTTAATATCTTGAAAATATCACTGTgaaagtttgtttgtatgtatgaacaaaattacatttctgttctttttttcacatattcagCTCTCCAGGTGCAGGTGATCACAGTAACAGTCCATCAGTCTTATACCGAGGCAGAGCTGAAAtgtctcagcagctgcagtccagCAGGTGGTATTTCTTATGTCTGGTTCAAGAATGGACAGAAAGTTGTGAAGGAGGAAACTTCTCTTTATTCAGGGCAGTTTAATCCCAGTGA
The DNA window shown above is from Thunnus maccoyii chromosome 2, fThuMac1.1, whole genome shotgun sequence and carries:
- the LOC121882558 gene encoding uncharacterized protein LOC121882558, giving the protein MNLAVVSDVLSVTVVQGQNDWGVTYTSTQVCALKGSTVDICCTYRYPSRVKGTSTVVKETFWFTQLSNNEPVDLKTDSEYAGHVQYHCDKNNCTLRITDLRESDSAQYKFRFITNQPGGRFTGSPGVTLTVTALQVQVITVTVHQSYTEAELKCLSSCSPAGGISYVWFKNGQKVVKEETSLYSGQFNPSDNVSCAMKAHEDYRSPSVYAPKLPSVSVSPSDLC
- the LOC121882586 gene encoding uncharacterized protein LOC121882586, with product MNLAVVSDVLSVTVVQGQNDWGVTYTSTQVCALKGSTVDICCTYRYPSRVKGTSTVVKETFWFTQLSNNEPVDLKTDSEYAGHVQYHCDKNNCTLRITDLRESDSAQYKFRFITNQPGGRFTGSPGVTLTVTALQVQVITVTVHQSYTEAELKCLSSCSPAGGISYVWFKNGQKVVKEETSLYSGQFNPSDNVSCAMKAHEDYRSPSVYAPKLPSVSMLQRFPLCQ